The genome window GTGCCGAACGTTGAAACTAGCTGACTCGAAGCTTGCACCGCATGCCCGATAGATACCGGTGTGCGATGGATCCGAGCATCTGGAATTTCATCTGAACGATTGGATCGCTTGCAATCTCGCGTAGTACAGGTGTTTGGGATTTCGCTCAGGGAGCGACTGGAAATGGGTCGCCTTCCCCCCCCGAGTGATTTTCGGCATCGAAAACCGAGTGCTACGTCGAGACATCGACCTGTTTTGTTGGTTACACTGATCGGTAGGGGGAAGTCGCTGCAGACGTTATCCGATAAGTTTCACAACTAGTCTATGATAGAGATAATGGCGATGTTTAACATGCCGCTGTTTAGTACGGTGCGACCCACACCGTTTTCTTGGCCTACCAGCCGTTTACTCTTCGCGTTATCGGTGGGGGCGATCCTGCTGGCCACCAACGTACAGGTGTTGGAAGCTGTCGTTTTCCAGGCGCAGGGTGAGATGGCCGGTGAAGTGGAAACGGATAGCGTCATTCTACAGTCCCGTTTGACGTCAAGTGAGGAGCTTGCTGGAGGGGATGTGCCGGGTACAAGCGGAGAGGCGCGATTCGAAATTGCGGAGCACCAGGACTTTCGAGAAGCTCGACTTACCGAATGGTTAAAGGCCGTACCGGGCAATGACTTTATCGTGAAGGTCAAGGTCGCTGGCCTGCAACCTGGGAAACAGTATTTCTATCGACTGATTTATGGTCCTGATCGCGAACAGATCAAGACTGGCCCAGTCTGCTCTTTTCGTACTCTGCAAGGAAGCGAGGGGACAGAGTCGGTCAGTTTTGTGGTTGTGACCGGAATGAATTACATGTCTTTTCATTACGGAAAACTTCAGGATGGAGTGCGAAACGGAGCGGGAGCTTATCAAGGCGAAGATAAACAGTTCGGGTATCCGGCTCTCTCAACCATCATGAAAATGAAGCCGGATTTTTTCGTCGGAACCGGCGACAACATTTATTATGACAGTCGGGATGATTGGGAAGCGACGGATCGTCGATCGATGCGGCGAAAGTGGCATGCGCAGTTTGTGCAGCCACGCTTTGTTGAACTGTTGCGCCACGTCCCCACCTATTGGGAAAAGGATGATCACGATCATCGCTATAATGACTGTGATTGTGAGGGCGACCGGCCTCCGCTCAGTGACTTGGGGATTCAGATTTTTCGCGAGCAATTGCCGGTTGTTGATCCGCTTGATGCCCAAGCGAAGACCTATCGGACCCATCGAGTAAACCGTCACTTGCAGATTTGGCTAGTGGAGGGACGTGATTACCGTAGTCCAAACACGATGGTTGATGGGCCAGAGAAGACGCTTTGGGGCGCTGATCAAATGGTTTGGTTGAAGCAAACTCTGCTTGAAAGCGATGCGACCTGGAAGTTGCTTATTTCGCCGACTCCGATGGTTGGTCCCGACGATGCTTACAAGATCGACAACCATACGAACCATCAGGGGTTTCGGCATGAGGGGCGTGCCTTCTTTGACTGGATTAAGGAGCAGCAACTCGATCAAAACGGATTTCATGTCATTTGCGGTGACCGACATTGGCAATATCACTCGGTTGACCCTACAGGAATCGAAGAATTCTCCAGCGGTGCCCTGGTCGATTCCAATTCCCGAATTGGTCGCAGTCCGGGCGATCCGAAATCGACTGATCCCGAGGCGAAGATCCGACAACTGCATTTTCAGACCGAAGCATCGGGTGGATTTCTTCGCGTCTTGGTGACGGCGAATGGCAGTCTTCGTTGCGAATTTTTCGACGAACAGGGCGAGAATCTTTATCGCATCGAAAAGGAGCCACCGGAAGCTCTGCGAGTGTTGGGGAAGAATGCCAAAAACCAATTGCGTGATTACCTACTCCAACGTATTCACCAGCAATACGATGCGCGACGTCACACCGTGGTTAATAGGCTTGCCTCACGGGAGTCACTGGAACAACGGCAGGCTCATTTGCGAGATCGACTTCGCACTCTTGTTGGTGATTGGCCCGAGAAGTCACCCTTGCAGGCGCGAACCACGGGCAGGTTGAAAGGTGACGGCTTTCAAATCGAAAAAGTGGTTTTTCAAAGCCGCCCCAACCATTATGTCACCGCCAATTTGTATCTTCCTGACGGCGACGGTCCTTTTCCCGGAGTGTTGATTGCTTGTGGCCACAGCTCTTATGGTAAGGCTTACCCCCAATACCAGACCGCAGCAATGCTGATGGCGAAAAATGGGATGGTGGCTTTGGTCTACGATCCCATTGGTGGAGGAGAACGGCGTTCCTATTTGAGTGGTCCCCGCAATTCACCGCTGCAACACAAATTGGACAACGTGAATTCCGTCTTGGTGGGTCGGACCGCAGTAGGGTATCAGGCTTGGGATGGACTCCGCGCGGCAGATTACTTGATGAGTCGGGTGGAAGTGGATCAAAACAAATCACTCGGAATGACCGGCAATTCAGGGGGCGGTGCGCAGACCATGCACTTGATGGCACTGGATGATCGCATCGGGCCAGCAGCGCCTTGTTGTCACATCACGAGCCTGGAACGAAACTTTGAACTGGGGAGTGCCGGAGATGGTTGCCAGTCCGCACCGTTGACAGGAGCACTCGGGATTGATCACCCGGATTTCTTTGTCATGCGAGCACCTCGGCCCACGATAATTCTTGCTGCTGAACAGGATTACAAAGACATCCGATTCACCCGGAAGACGTTCGCTGAGGCTCGGGAAACTTATGATTTGCTCCAGCGGGCCGATCGCATGCAAATGTTTGCCTTCAACGATAAGCATTCGTTCAGCCAGCCTCGCCGTCAAGCGGCGACCCAGTGGATGCGGCAATGGTTGTTGGGCGATTCAAACCCCGTGATAGAACCCGAGTTGTCGACATTTGAAGAAAAAGAGCTTTGGGTTACAGAATCAGGGCAGGTCCTTCGTGAGTTTCCCGATGCCGTCTCTGTGGCCGCTTTGAATCTAAGCCGAGCGCACGAGTTGGCTTCGGCACGTAAGGATTTTTGGCAAACGCACGAAATTCCTGAAGCATTGAAGAAGGTCCGTGAATTGGCTGGTATTGCCGAAATGATCGGTCCGACCGAAATTGAACGCTGTGGCCAGATCGATCGCGGTGATTACCGACTTGAAAAACTAATCCTGCGTCGCGATGGAGAGGTTGCCGTTCCCGCCTTATTGGCTCGAGCGACGCCCACGGTGAAAAAATCGCCAGTCGTTCTTTTTGTGGATGGGGCGGGTAAGGCGTTTGGAGCTTATCCCGGGGGACCGGTCGAGAAACTTGTGCGGTCCGGGAAGACGGTGCTCAGTCTCGATTTGCGCGGTTTTGGAGAAACATCTGATCCTCCTAATCCGATCATTTATGTAGCTGGCGACCACCGGCCCGCGATGTGGTCAATGCATCTGGGAAAAAGTTTGCTTGGTCAACGTGTGGAGGACATCATGGCCGCGTTGGCTTGTGTTCCACGTCTGATGGAAATGGAGGGGACAATGAAGGTTGATCTTGTCGGTGTCGGAAAAGCAGGGCCGGTTGCGCTTCACGCTGCCTGCTTGGATTCTCGCATCGATCGATTGACGCTGCGGGAGTCAATTAGTAGCTGGGTGGAAGATGTGGTAGCACAACCACGTGACCTTCACGTCATCAGTCACGTTGTGCCATCGGCCCTTAAGTTTTATGATCTCCCTGACCTTGTGACGCTACTTGGAGATCGACTGGCCCTAGAATGAAAAAGAGGGCCGTGGAACTCTTGACATAGTTCCTCTCTGATTTCTCTAACAACGGCTTCTTTCGGTGACTCGCCCTGCTCTATTTTCCCGCCGGGAAATTCAAATTTACCTGAGAGATACTCAAACTTCCCAGTACCACGTTGCACCGCCAAAATCTCATTTGAGTGCTTGATGGAGTTCCCCAGGAATCGTGGGCGCTCATTCAAGAGTTCCACGGCCCTCTTTTTCATTCTAGGGCCAGTCGATCTCCAAGTAGCGTCACAAGGTCAGGGAGATCATAAAACTTAAGGG of Pirellulaceae bacterium contains these proteins:
- a CDS encoding alkaline phosphatase D family protein; this translates as MFNMPLFSTVRPTPFSWPTSRLLFALSVGAILLATNVQVLEAVVFQAQGEMAGEVETDSVILQSRLTSSEELAGGDVPGTSGEARFEIAEHQDFREARLTEWLKAVPGNDFIVKVKVAGLQPGKQYFYRLIYGPDREQIKTGPVCSFRTLQGSEGTESVSFVVVTGMNYMSFHYGKLQDGVRNGAGAYQGEDKQFGYPALSTIMKMKPDFFVGTGDNIYYDSRDDWEATDRRSMRRKWHAQFVQPRFVELLRHVPTYWEKDDHDHRYNDCDCEGDRPPLSDLGIQIFREQLPVVDPLDAQAKTYRTHRVNRHLQIWLVEGRDYRSPNTMVDGPEKTLWGADQMVWLKQTLLESDATWKLLISPTPMVGPDDAYKIDNHTNHQGFRHEGRAFFDWIKEQQLDQNGFHVICGDRHWQYHSVDPTGIEEFSSGALVDSNSRIGRSPGDPKSTDPEAKIRQLHFQTEASGGFLRVLVTANGSLRCEFFDEQGENLYRIEKEPPEALRVLGKNAKNQLRDYLLQRIHQQYDARRHTVVNRLASRESLEQRQAHLRDRLRTLVGDWPEKSPLQARTTGRLKGDGFQIEKVVFQSRPNHYVTANLYLPDGDGPFPGVLIACGHSSYGKAYPQYQTAAMLMAKNGMVALVYDPIGGGERRSYLSGPRNSPLQHKLDNVNSVLVGRTAVGYQAWDGLRAADYLMSRVEVDQNKSLGMTGNSGGGAQTMHLMALDDRIGPAAPCCHITSLERNFELGSAGDGCQSAPLTGALGIDHPDFFVMRAPRPTIILAAEQDYKDIRFTRKTFAEARETYDLLQRADRMQMFAFNDKHSFSQPRRQAATQWMRQWLLGDSNPVIEPELSTFEEKELWVTESGQVLREFPDAVSVAALNLSRAHELASARKDFWQTHEIPEALKKVRELAGIAEMIGPTEIERCGQIDRGDYRLEKLILRRDGEVAVPALLARATPTVKKSPVVLFVDGAGKAFGAYPGGPVEKLVRSGKTVLSLDLRGFGETSDPPNPIIYVAGDHRPAMWSMHLGKSLLGQRVEDIMAALACVPRLMEMEGTMKVDLVGVGKAGPVALHAACLDSRIDRLTLRESISSWVEDVVAQPRDLHVISHVVPSALKFYDLPDLVTLLGDRLALE